The genomic window ACATCCATTTTCTTAATATAAATTTTGATTTGCTAAGAATTTCCTGTAACTTATTTTTCAACTGTTTTGCCTGTTCTgcagtttcacatccatataacAAATCATCAACATAGAATCCATTTCTGATTACTACTACTACATCTGGATCTGTTTCCTCAATTTCATTGGCTAGTTGGGTTAGGCTTCTTATCGCTAAGAATGGTGCACTTGCTGTTCCATATGTTACTGTTTTAAGTTTAAAATGTTGGATCTCTTCTGAGGGATTTGTACGCCATACGATTCTCTGATAGTTCTGGTAGTTTTCACTTACTAAGATTTGTCTGTACATTTTCTCAATGTCTGCTgctaaaactatattaaaaaatcTGAATCTTATTAAGATAGAAAGAAGATCACTCTGTATAGTTGGTCCAACCTTTAAGCAATCATTTAATGATAAGCCTGTAGTTGTTTTTGCTGACCCATCAAAAACAACCCTTAATTTAGTAGTAGTATTATCTGATTTTAGAACTCCATGATGTGGTAGATAGTATGAGTGATACTTTAAATCCTCTACTGTTATAAGTGACATATGTCCCAAATCCTGATATTCCTTGATAAAGTCTGTGTATAACCTTTTATATTCTggatttttgattaattttcttTCTAAACTAGAAAATCTGTCGAGTGCTGTTTGCAATGAATCTCCTAAGTTATGTATGTTGTCTTTTGCTAACAGTGGAACAACAATTTGTCCTTCTTGATTTTTCTGAAAACATGTCTGATAGTCTTTTTCACatgattcttcttctttagttagaCATTTTGAATTATCAATATTTTCTATTTCCCAAAATTGTTTGATCTGATCATTAATGCTGTTGACAGTAAAATTACACCTGATGGTTGGTTTATTTGAATGAAATGGAACATTCCCAGTAATAACCCAACCTAGCATGGTTTTTTGCAAAATTGGTAAAAATCTGTTAAGTCGAATTTGTCCAATGCATAATAAATCATAGAATATAGAGGCAcctaataaaatatctattttcccTGGTTTATAAAATGTTTCGTCTGCTAAAGTTACATTTTCTGGTATAGTAAATTCATTTCTGTTAAGATTGACTGTAGGTAATGTTTGTGTAATTTTATCTATAACTAAGAAAGAACTTTCAATCTGATATGCATTTACTCGAGGCTTAATATTTGTAGTCACTGAATGGTTTATATGAGTTATTTTGTCATTTATACCTGATACTGGTATATTTATACATGACTTATCAAGTTTCAATTTTTTGCAAAGATCTGCTGTGATAAAATTTGATTGTGATCCTGAATCAAGTAATGCCCTTGCTTCAAATGTATTACCTGACTGGTCAAAAATATGTATAACTGCTGTTGCTAATAAAACTTCTGATTGATGATTGGCGCTTGAATTTAGAACTACTGATGTTGATGGCTGCGCTGAATTAATCTGTACTGTATTTACCTGGTTGTGATCATTCATTGAGTTCCCAAATGATTCTGATTCTTGGTTCATATTGATGTGGCTTTGTTGCTGATCTGTTTGAAATCTAGAATTTGAGTAATGTAACAACGAGTTGTGCCTTCTCGTGCAAAATTTACAACCTCTGGTTGATACACACTTCTCTATTGAATGATTTCCTCTTAAACAGTTTGtgcataatttcattttttgtacTTCAACATTTCTTTGTTTTACGGATAATTGTagaaacttattaaaataaaaaattgagtgtgattatttacaataaaaacatttaaaattctGATTAGTTTGATTTACGAATGATTGtactttatttttgttatgtggttgattattatttttatggTTTGCACCATGtgtttgtttatcattatttgcATAAAGAGTTTCTAAAAGACGAGAACGCTGAcctaaaaaacttaaaaattcttCAATTGTTGGAAGTGCCTTTTTGCTTATATTCTCAGATTCCCACTGACGTCTTGTGTTATTGTCTAACTTAGAagttattaaatatattaacatTGTTGGCCACTCCTTTACAGGTTGTTTAAATGATTCTaatacccttatatttttatttacctcATCAATCAGTTTTCTCAGCTGAGAAGGTGATTCTTTTTGTATCACGGATAACTCAAATAACGCCCGAACATGAGAATGTACTATGAGTTTATCATTTTGAAATCTATCTGTTAAGATCGACCAAGCAATCGTATAATTTTCATTCGTAACCTCCAAAGAGGAAATCACTGCTGCCGCACTGTCTGTCAAACAAGATTTgagataataaaaatttttaatgttacTTAAATTAGGATCATTGCCAATTAAACTAGTGAACCCGTCATAAAACTCAAGCCATGAGCTCCCACTTTCTGCACCCCCATTTTCTGAGGCCCCACTGAACCTTGGAAGATCAATACAAGGTAACCTTATGTCTTGTGAAGCTTGTAACTGTGAACTACAACTTGTATTTATTGTGTCTGCTTGTTGATTAAAtgtctctttttttattaaaatatccgCTTTTGATATACAATCAAAAAACTTCTTTTCATATTCTTCTAGTTCAGCTTCATATTccttacttttattttttgtcTCATCTAAATCTAataccataaacggaaccattaCGGAGTTAAAGTCTGACAATAAATCTTTTGCTACTGCTAGTCTGCATTCTAACTGATCTTTGTTTGCTTTACCTGACTCTACatcttttataaaattaaaaaatctcgtTAACTGACCTTTTAAGGAAGTTTTAGTGGTTTTTAAGGTATTTTCATCTGTCATTCTGatgatttataaaaaattactGTTACAATACAAAACAACACAAATTAGATGCAAGTCATGCATaggaattttttataaaaaaggataTTACATAGGATACCTGATGTCCAATGATTTTCTGATAATTTGCTTTGATTTTCTGTAATCCTGGCGTGGCCCGGTCATTAACCTCTGCTTCGAAATGGCCGCCAAAGCCAAAATGCTGTCTGGTTTTCTGGTAATTATTTGTTTCTTGTCCTGTCTACGGTCGccaaaatgttttgtatttatttatacaaagtaTTATTTCTGCTTCTGATGGTTAATGCTGGTAAAAAACTGATATGCTGAATTAAAAACTGAATTTTATTTGTAAACTGCTACAATATGATATAACCTTACGACATGATGATTATGATTTACACTGTCATGCGCGCTGTCACCAGCTGACATGGAACGAGCAATTATTTGCCATACACTTGTGTATTCTGCAAcagaagtataagtaattttgcgaataccaaatttgtttgtttagcttgttttattaatggtatcaagaacaaagcgataaatatttttttgaattagatcaatttatatgataaaggtttcatttggacaattatgcctacagaatttaattgataaatttacagagcattgctaATGTAatctaatttaattatttttttatgacaaaaaggcaccctgagaattttattaacttttatgtatgatttgcgacaattaaataattagtcaaataaataataattaatatcaaagtaatagaaagcagatcataacaatatatatatatatatatatatatatatatatatatatatataaaatattcgTGGGTATATTATGGAAGGTAATGGTATATAAACAATTACAGGGTAATTacactttatttaggtataaaaTATTACATCACTCACCttgaaaatcaatatttttttcacaGTGACCTTAACACCACTACGACAATGTTGCAACTGAAATATAATACGAAGTACACGACTATCTTGCTATTTTTGGTCATATCCAAAAGATGGGGCTACCTGTAATGAAACAAAGTGAATGGACCTATGTGCCCCGCCGGTCCACTGTGCCCCCTCCTCCCCCCTCTTACCCCTACttctcaatttttcttaaaatacattagtcataatagtcatcaacttttttgcagaatatcgcgcttagtttgaatgttattgacatttaatattcctcattttaaaggtctttgtaagcactacaaaaggtattggtagatTTTTAcgcctaaaatcgaccgtttctctgttatttcaagagGAATACACCGATttaagcatgcaccaaaaaaacaaactattttcacctaccatatctctttctgtgttataactagaagatttttgAAGAAACTAGTCTCTTTTTTACaagatacaaaaatgttttatatagtttttttagttagatgatagtttttaatgtattcgcaaaaaaccatccgcaaaggtgtcattttttaatgaaaatggctaATTGTCAACCACGAATTACTTAACacgtattgagttttcaaaaacaaattatagaacagtttttgcttaaaattacgtTTACTAGCCATTTCCGTgattattttgaccaaaaaattttacacccccttgaaggggtggaaaccgcccccaagataaaagcgccatagtatatagggcagtctttatttcttgagctattccctgcTTAGGGAAACGCCACACGGGTGATAATGTACGGCgttgtaagagcagtaaacccattggttgactaactcctccaccaattgtagatgaaataggagttagccaaccaatgcctcgtcaagtttactgctcttacggcgccgtaaattatagcccgtgtggccttagccttactgtgaaaatatcaagtaaatcgatgtagtaggatggaattcagaGCCAAATAACCCCATTGACTGCCctattttatttgaagaaaaacaGTAGCATGTAAAGCTGAAAAAGTGATATTGAGGTGGCGTTTAAAATAATTGAGTTATATATGTAGACACAATGGAAGTGAACTTTCGTGTTTCACCCAAATCAATTACCTCCGGATATTGTGCTGTAAAGGATATTAATTTGACCAGTATACAGCTCGCGTTACAATCCTAATACACAAATAATGATCTGCCCTGGGCGGCAATATCGGCTAACAATGGCGATTACATTTGCTGTAATATGAGCATTGAATAAAAAAGTTTGCCCTTTTGAACAGTAAGTTTACTTTCGATTGGCTAAATATGTACACGATAAACAAAAACTTTAAATTGCAAAACAGTAAAATCAATAATAACAACGGTATAGACCGCTAGAAAATATTATTACGGAAATTAAAATTATACTGTATGGCACGACAAATTCAACTAAAAATATCACATTTATTTACTGAAAGTTTATACCTACTAACCAAAATATATCTCCGAATGATTAAGATTAAAGGAACTCGACTTATTTTGCGACTGTTTTTTACAAATAGCTAGTGCGCTTTCGATTATATGAAGTTCCAGCCAAAAGTCCCGTTCTTTCACTGTGAGGCCAAACAATCTCACGTCTTTCGTGAAAAACATAGTAAATTTCCAGAAAAAGTAAATGTTTGGGAAGGTATTTTGGAAAATCACATAGTTGGGCCTGTTTTTCTCAATTTTAACTTCACCGATGAAGTCTCTCTGGAGATGTTACAGAATGAAATTGGGCCGCTAATTCTTGAAAATCTGGAAAAAAATCCAGATGAATTCGGAAATTTGGAAATAACGTTTTACTAAGATGGGGCTTCTGCACAATATTACGGTGCAGTAAGACGTTATCTAGATGAGAAATATCGTTCTAGATGTATTCGACGGGGAACTTCGACAGGCTGGCCAGCTTGTTCACCGAACCTGACACCAGTAGATTTAATTAAAATGAATTTCTAAATGATTATAATTAAAGGAATTCCACTTATAAGTTTGATAGGATGACCAGCTCGGTCACCGGACCTGACACCATTAGATTTAATTAACATGCATTTCCAAATGATTAGTATTAACGACTTGATACAGTTCCAGCTAAAGTCCCTTTCTTTCACAGTCAGGCTGAAAATTCTAACGTCTCTTGTCAAAAGctcaattttaagaaaaaataaatatttgtataGGTATTTTGGGACACTAtaggtagggttaccataatttattaagacgaaatccggacaggggttgtccaaggggttgtagacaatataaaatgtgaatttgactgcgttgctacctctacattgtacatatatgCGAAATGCATATGGCAGCATTAAAAGTACAGTTGTTTCGCtacaatatgcaactaacatTGAAAATCTCTGtcagtttaaaatacatatacctaaacatactttagacctaaggtgctgcgcagaatgaaatttcccaccgttgggccTATTATTTACCACTTTTTTAGTAAAGCAAAAAAATCCggcatttctcatatccggaccaaatccggacatgtctttcaaatccggactgtccggacgaaatccggacgtatggtatcCCTAACTATAggtaagtttattaaaaaaaaatagttgagCCTATTTTCTCAATGCTGACTTAACCAGTGAAGTCTATCTGCAGATGTTACAAAATGAAATTGAGCCGTTACTTCTTGAAAATCTGGAAGAACATCCAGATGAATTCGACGACTTGgaaataaatttttaacaaaatggTGCTCCTGTACACTATTATGGTGCAGTAAGACGTTATTTAGACGCGATATATCATTTTAGGGGGATTGGACAACGAAGTTCGATAGATTGGCCAGCTAGGTCACCAGACCTCACACCATTAGaatttttttctatagagttACTTGAAATCTAAGGTTTACGCTACAGAACTCAACAGAATTGACATTTCGAAACAGAGATTGGTTAAGAATTTGGGGCAATATGCCTCCACACATTTGAATGACTATGACAATACTCCAGATGAATTCGGAAATAACGTTTTACTAAGATGGGGCTTCTGCACAATATTACGGTGCAGTAAGACGTTATCTAGATGAGAAATATCGTTCTAGATGTATTGGACGAGGAACTTTGATAGACTGGCCAGCTTGTTCACCGGACCTGACACCAGTAgatttaatcaaaattaatttccAAGTGATTAGGATTAAAGGAATTCCACTTATAAGTTCGATAGAATGACCAGCTCGATCATTGAACCTGACACCATTAGATTTAATTAAAATGCATTTCCAAATAATTAGTATTACCGAATTGATACAGTTCCAGCGAAAATCCCCTTCCTTCACAGCCAGGCTGAAAATTATcacttttttttgtgaaaatctCAATTTCaagaaaaagtaaatatttgtaGAGGTATTTTGGGAAACTACAGGTATGTTTATTAAAGGAAAGGAGTTGGGCTTATTTTCTCAATGCTGACTTAACCGGTGAAGTCTATCTGCAGATGTTACAAAATGAAATTGAGCCGTTATTTCTTGAAAATCTGGAAGAACATCCAGATGAATTCGGCAACttggaaattaatttttaacaaaatggTGCTCCTGTAAACTATTATGGTGCAGTAAGACGTTACTTAGACGAGATATATCATCTCAAATGGATTGGAttacccaagtagcaccgaacgggtttattaagtctatTAAAAATGCTtgaaaactgtagaataaaactaaaattaaaaccatttggtttttaagtaaaccttaaggttgcattaaaaccgctttcagcataaaagggcccacccTGAAAGAGAtcaataaaactaaaaataaaaaccttcttaaaactttgtttttattattattattaaagaagaaaaaggagccGAGGTCTAGGACCTATATAGCTCCCATTTGACTAAAAAGAACTATGCAAAAAGAAACCTAAACTTAAGACTACATACGACTTATAAATTAATGTAATttaagaaacgaaaaattattgTTCCCGTGATACAGAACTAAAAGagtcatatttatttttgaagcaaTTTACAGATACAGCCCCGACGACGTCGTGTGGAAGTGAGTTCCAggtataaaatattctattggaTATAGAGTTCTCACGACATTTACTGTGAAACTGTTGTCTGGCTAATTTGTATGGATGACCCCGCAATCTAAGGTCGTTACTCAAAGGGAAAAGATGTGATAGATCTATCCCAAACTTTCCCTGTAACGCTCTATAAGCAATTATTAAATCCCCACGAAGTCGTCGGTCCATAAATGTAGGATAATTTAAGTAGATTAACCGTTCTTCGTAGGAAGGACGACGACGGCCATAAGGAATTCTTGTTGcccatatttttctttttcttaagcaactggttttaaagttACTGTGAAgatgcttttaaaaccatgttaaaagacactttaagtgccgacagttttatagcaaacttaaaaagttttcttaaatggagacttttaaagacaatttaccatattaaatgattctttaaacccatatactctatataggccaacaaatttttacatgtgctatgataggtagatacgaaTTTGTAaccattaaataataaaaagtacttggttatttcggactgtcaaggtagaaaaacacttacgcacccaactttattgataatgttaacaaaaataggtttaaataactcacgcgccctaaaatttctgacctttggcgattaaaaaataaaaataataaaaaaatttaaatccgaaaattattaatttgaaaaaaaataattttctctaaaattttaatgttttaatgtcaaaataaatcgaatttatgtctttaagtggcttatttatagtttttatgtaagccttatattgtaatctatcatggctttcagcatctccagaaagcaatatggccgaaatccaaataaaactatttggtctatcgacacagaattgttaagatcaaatggttttattttatacctttccaagagcatatatcctacataaaagcaaggttgccttggaattaaaaccgtttagttttaatgctgctgtcaataatgccactcggtttt from Diabrotica virgifera virgifera chromosome 5, PGI_DIABVI_V3a includes these protein-coding regions:
- the LOC126885568 gene encoding uncharacterized protein LOC126885568 — encoded protein: MTDENTLKTTKTSLKGQLTRFFNFIKDVESGKANKDQLECRLAVAKDLLSDFNSVMVPFMVLDLDETKNKSKEYEAELEEYEKKFFDCISKADILIKKETFNQQADTINTSCSSQLQASQDIRLPCIDLPRFSGASENGGAESGSSWLEFYDGFTSLIGNDPNLSNIKNFYYLKSCLTDSAAAVISSLEVTNENYTIAWSILTDRFQNDKLIVHSHVRALFELSVIQKESPSQLRKLIDEVSKLKQ